Below is a window of Dietzia timorensis DNA.
CCGACATCGCACGTGACGTCTTCGCCTCGACGCCCTCGACGAGCCAATCGACGTTGCCGAGTGTTGCAGACATGAGTAGGAACTGGCACTCGGTGAGTGTGAGCAGAGGAACCTGCCAGGCCCATCCGCGGTCGGGCTCGGAGAAGTAATGGAATTCGTCCATTACTACCTGGCCGATGTCGCTGTCTTCGCCTTCCCGTAGCGCGATATTCGCGACGATCTCGGCTGTCGCGCAGACGATAGGGGCAGAGGTGTTGACGGCGGCGTCGCCGGTCATCATTCCGACATTTTCCGCGCCGAATACCTCACATAAGGCGAAGAACTTCTCACTCACCAGCGCCTTGATCGGCGCGGTATAGAAAGACTTCTGTCCCCGCGCCATCGCGAAGAAATGCGCGGCCACGGCAACTAATGACTTACCCGAACCCGTAGGTGTGGACAGCACCACATGATTGTCCGCGACCAACTCGAAGGCCGCCTCTTCCTGATGCGGGTAGAGGGATAGACCACTGTCGGACACCCACCGGGTGAAGGTGTCCAATAGGGCTTCGTCGAAAAGGGACTCGGGGACATCGTCGAGATCGGACAGGTATTCGCTCAGGGACACGGCGGCAAGTCTATCCGTTATCGGTGTAGCCGAAATGCAGAGCGCTCCGCGACGCCGAAGCGTGCGCGGAGCGCGGTGGACTCGCCTGGAGCGTGGGGTCCTGGCGGATGGACTAGTTACCGGAGGCGGTTCCGCCAAACGGTCCGTCGCCGTCGATGCCCTCGTCGCCATGTTGCATGAGGAACTGCTCCAGCTCGGCGCCCAACTCGTCGCCGGTCGGAAGCGGACCCTCGGCCGGCGCGAGGGAGTTCTGGGATTCGCGTGCCGACAGGATTTCGTCGTAGTTCTTTTCAAGGCCCTCGACCATTTGGCCGATCTCGGCGTTCCCGGAAACCTGGACCTGGAGCGCCGCATCGAACTTCCGTTGCTCGGTTTCCAGTTCGCCGACGGCGATGTCGAGACCGGAGATTCGGTTGACATCCTCTACGAGGCGGATCGCCGCCGCCGGGTATTCGGACTGAGAGAGGTAATGCGGTACGTGCGCGGTGAAGCCCATCGTCGAAAAGCCTTGCTCGGCGAGCTTGACCTCGAGCAGCGCGTCCGCGCTGCCGGGGATCTTGAATTCGCCCGGCCACGTCGAGAAGCCCTCGAGAAGCTCGATCTCCCGGGAATGTGCGCTCGAGCGGATCGGGCGGGTATGCGGCACATTAAGGGGCATCGAGCCGAGACCGATCGCAAGCTTGACACCGAATTCGGCGGACAGGTGCGTGACCGCGGCGGCGAATGCCTCCCACTTCATGTCCGGTTCGAACCCGGACAGCAGTAGGAAGGTGTGATCTTCCGGCGTGGTAATCGCGTGTAGCGAGAGCTGCGGCTCGTCGTACCCGACGAAATGGTCGTACGAGTAGGTCATCGCCGGCCGACGGGAGCGGTAGTCCACGAGCTCGTCCGGATTGAACTTCGCGATCAATTCCGAATGGTTGTGTTCGCGAATATGGTCCGTCACCTGGCGCACGGCGCGTCCGGCGTCAGAAAAACCTTCCAAACCGTGCACGAGGATCGGGCCCCGACCTGCCACATCGGACAGCGACGGGGTGGGGAAGACCAGTTCGTAAAGCTTCTCCGAAGAGCTCATGGGCTGATGTCCTAACTGTCTAATTTCTGCGGTTCCGCGGCGACGGGCTAAGAACCCCGACGCGACTAAAGCGGACTACCTAGTCCAACGACGCAGCTGGAGGAATAATTCCACCTCCACGCGGAAACATTTCCCGCAGCCTTCGGGAGCCGGACCGCCCGCCGAAGCCGTCGTAGAGGGTGCGAACACTGTGGAATCACCGGCTAGACGAGAAAAGGGATGCGACTCACCATGCACAAGCGAAAGAAATCGGCGAAGCGGAACACGAGTAAGGCGCGACCCCGGTTCGAGCGGCCGACACTGACGATATCCAGGCCTGGGAACCTCATTTCCGAGATTCCGGGGATCATACAATTCACGCCCGAGGCGCCCAGCGTGGTGATTGTGGGCAGTATCCGCGGCGGTGTCGACGGGACCCCGGTCATGAGGATCGATATCCCTCTCGACGTGCTCTACGGCGCGCATCTACACCAGCATGAACCCGAGGCGCGGGATGTCGACGAGGTGTGCTCGTACGCGGCACGCGACTACCTGGAGGACAGGCTCGACGACTCGACCATCCCGTTGCCGGAGGTCCTCGAACGGGACGCGGAGGAGGCAGGGGAGTACGCGGCCCAGGTAGCAACATTATTGTCGAGCCAGAATTTGGATCGTGTGTGCGTCGTCGTTCTCCTGCCCGATGCGTGCTCGCCGGGATCTCTCGGGTGGGATGTGTCGGACACCTTTATGCAGTATCTGGAAACGGCCGCGGGACTCGCCGGAACGGAATTGACGGTCGTATTGCTCGCGGAGGAGATTCGCGCGGGTGCGCCATGGCGGCCAGGTCGAGGGTCGGCGGACGAGCTCGGGGTCCAGGAAGACCCGCGAGCCGGAAAGCTCGCCGCGGAGACAGTCGCCACCGGAATTCCGATCTACTCGAGCCGTCGCGCTATCGAGCAGGTATATGACCGCATCGAAGCTGGAGAAGACATTATGGCCGAGCCGGTGGAATCGGCCTACGGGTTCGGATTCACCACGTCAGATCTGGACGGATATGCAGAGCGGTTGCGCGAAATCGCCCGTCTGCCCAGACCCTTCGGACAGGACGAGCTCAATGAGGCGGGGTCGATCCTGGGGTCGGCAGAGATCTGCTCCCACCTACTGACGCAGATGGTCGCCGGCCAGTACGCGAACGCGCTCCACGAGCATTTCGAGGTTGACGTCGACGACGCCGATTATCTCGGGGCCGAACCGGGAGATCTCGACGTGCTGATGGAGATCTCCCGGCGCGGCAGCGACCGGGCGAGAGGAGGGGCGCTACTGCTGAACGGTACGAGCCACTATCTCCGCGGTAGCGGGATCCATGCCGTCGTATGCTTCGAAGCCGCGCTTCGGACGGGCTTCATGCCCTACTTCAACAGGCTGATCCTGTCGCTGCTCCAGAGAGGAACTTCACCGGAGAAGGTGTGCGCGATTCTCGCCGAGCTGATGGATGTCGACGACCAGGTCCCGGCGTAGCCCGGCGCTACCTGTGCGCCGAGTGCGCTCTGTCGCCCAATGCGCGGAGGAACTCCCACGCATCCTCGACAACGGTAGTGAGATCGGTCCGCGACGGTTGCCAGCCAAGCACCGATTTAGCCTGTTCGGACGAGGCTACGAGTGTGGCGGGATCCCCGGCTCGTCTCGGTGAGACCTGCGCGGGAATCTCGTGGCCGGTGACGGTGCGGCACACGTCGATCACCTGTTGTACCGAGAATCCCTCGCCACTTCCGAGGTTGAATATTCTGTGCTCACCGGCTGCGTTGCTCTCGAGCGCGAGCACGTGTGCGTCCGCCAGGTCGCCGACGTGGATGTAGTCGCGCGCGCAGGTGCCGTCCGTCGTCGGCCAGTCATCGCCGAAGACGAAGATTTTCTCGCGATGCCCTGCTGCGACCTGGAGAACCAGTGGGATGAGGTGGGTCTCGACGACGCGATTCTCCCCGAAACCGAGGTGGGCGCCGGCGACGTTGAAGTAACGCAGGCTGGTCGCGGCGAAGCCATAGGCGACGCAGTAAGAAGTGATCGCCATGTCGATGGCGAGTTTCGTCGCTCCGTAGGTGTTCGTCGGGCGGGTCGGCATGTCCTCGGTAATGGGAACTTGCTCGGGCTCGCCGTAGGTGGCGGCAGTCGAGGAGAACACAATGTTCTTCACGTCCGCCTCGCGCATCGCGTCGAGCAGCGCCAGCGTGGAAACCACGTTGCCGTGCCAGTATTCGGCGGGCTGTTCCACGGACTCACCAACGAGCGAGCGGGCCGCACAGTGGATCACCGCATCCACGCCCTCCAGCGCTCGGGCCGAGTCACTGATGAGGTCGCCTTCGATGAAGGTGGCTTCTGGCGGGACTCCGTCGCGGTTCCCGGTCGACAAGTCGTCGAGGACGACTACTTCGTGTCCACGGGAGATCAGCTCCGCTGCGCAGCAGCTACCGACGTAGCCGGCCCCGCCGGTTACGAGAACCCTCACTCGGTGACCTCGATACGGATGGCGTGCGCCTTATCCTGATCGATTTCGATGGTTCCCTTGTCGGTTGTCAACGTCACCGTGTGTCCGATGCGCTTGACCTTGGCGGGGAAGCCCGGGGAGACATCAAGCTCGCAGATGGTGTGGAAGAAATCCGAGTCTGACTGCACCTGCTCACCGAGAGCATGGATACGGACGTCCATCTCCTGGCCCATCGGGATCTCTGCCAGACGGGGAAAAGTGTTCTTCTCGGCCTCGACATCGATGCCGAGCCCGTCGAGACCCGGGATCGGGTTGCCATACGGGGAAATAGTCGGCTTGTTGAGAACGTTGACAAGGCGGCGCTCGACATCCTCGCTGATGACGTGCTCCCAGCGGCACGCCTCGTCATGGACCTTCTCGAGCTCGAGACCGATGACATCGACGAGCAGGCGCTCGGCGAGACGGTGCTTGCGCATGACGTTGACAGCAGTCTCGCGGCCCTTGGCCGTGAGCTCAAGATGCCGGTCGGAGGCGACGAACACCAATCCGTCACGCTCCATGCGGGCGATGGTCTGGCTGACCGTGGGGCCGCTCTGCTCCAGACGCTCCGCAATACGAGCCCGCAGAGGGACAATGCCCTCTTCCTCGAGCTCAAAAATAGTGCGTAAGTACATTTCGGTGGTGTCCACCAGGTCCTTCACACTTGCTCCTTTCGAGAAACCACGCCGGCGCCACCGCTTCACACAGGTAACAACGACCCGAAATGGAAAAAGTCGTAGTCTGCCGAAGTAGTTTGATCTACTTCGTCGAACACCGTCATCTTAGCTACTTATTCCCACAGTGTTCGGACCTCGGAGATTCCGAGTTGTCCCTCATGTTTGCCCGTTGCGAACTAGAGTTACGAAGGTCACTCGAAGTGAGATGTCGAATGGAACTGGGGCAGGGTGGATGCCGCAGGTGGGGAGGGGTGCTAGTGGCCAGGGGACAAGGGGATTCTCTGCCGGCGTCGGTCGTGTGGAGTCCGGAGCTGCTCAAGTACAAGCACTCGCAGGACCATCCTATGAGCCCGCACCGACTGGCGTTGACGATGTCGCTGGCGACGTCGCTCGGCGTGCTCGACGGAGTCGAAATTCTTGCCCCGGGCGAAGCCACCGAACAGGACTTGCTGCGAATTCACGCCATAAGGTACGTCGATGCGGTCAAGAGTGCGTCGACCATGGAACCGGGCGAGCACTCCGGCTTGCCTCATGGGCTTGGTACCGCAGATAATCCCACGTTCCCGCACATGCATGAGGCGAGCGCGGCGATTGCCGGAAGCACCCTCACGGCAGCGCGGGAAGTGGCGTCAGGACGGATGAAGAGAGCGATTTCCGTTGCGGGCGGCATGCACCATGCGATGCGCAACGCCGCGGCCGGGTTCTGCGTGTATAACGACTGCGCCATTGCCATTCATTGGCTTCTAGAACAGGGGTTGAAGAAAATCGCGTACGTCGACGTCGACGTACACCACGGCGACGGAGTCCAGGCCGCGTTCTATGACGATCCCCGCGTGATGACGGTGTCGCTGCACCAGCACCCGGCGACACTGTGGCCGATGACAGGATGGTCGTCGGAAATCGGCGACGGAGCTAGCGAGGGGACCGTCGTCAACCTTCCGCTGCTGCCCGGAACCACGGACTCGCAGTGGATGCGCGGCTTTCACGCGATAGTCCCCGGCGCGCTTCGTGCGTTCGAACCGGAGATCATCGTGCTCCAGGGAGGCTGCGACAGCCATCGGGAGGACATGATCGCCGACCTGTCGCTTACCGTCGACGGGCACCGCGCCTCCTACCGAGAAGTGCGCGCGCTGGCCGATGAACTGTGCGACGGCAAGATCATCGCCGTGGGCGGCGGCGGGTACGAACTCACCCGCGTCGTCCCACGTTCGTGGACTCATCTCATCGCAACAATGCTTGATCGCGACGTCCCGACTGACACCGAAATACCCACGCAGTGGCGCGACCTCGCGGCGGAGGTCGCGCCTCCATCGAAGGTGCCCACCACCATGGGTGACGGCGGAGACAC
It encodes the following:
- a CDS encoding proteasome assembly chaperone family protein, which translates into the protein MSSSEKLYELVFPTPSLSDVAGRGPILVHGLEGFSDAGRAVRQVTDHIREHNHSELIAKFNPDELVDYRSRRPAMTYSYDHFVGYDEPQLSLHAITTPEDHTFLLLSGFEPDMKWEAFAAAVTHLSAEFGVKLAIGLGSMPLNVPHTRPIRSSAHSREIELLEGFSTWPGEFKIPGSADALLEVKLAEQGFSTMGFTAHVPHYLSQSEYPAAAIRLVEDVNRISGLDIAVGELETEQRKFDAALQVQVSGNAEIGQMVEGLEKNYDEILSARESQNSLAPAEGPLPTGDELGAELEQFLMQHGDEGIDGDGPFGGTASGN
- a CDS encoding DUF4192 domain-containing protein; this translates as MHKRKKSAKRNTSKARPRFERPTLTISRPGNLISEIPGIIQFTPEAPSVVIVGSIRGGVDGTPVMRIDIPLDVLYGAHLHQHEPEARDVDEVCSYAARDYLEDRLDDSTIPLPEVLERDAEEAGEYAAQVATLLSSQNLDRVCVVVLLPDACSPGSLGWDVSDTFMQYLETAAGLAGTELTVVLLAEEIRAGAPWRPGRGSADELGVQEDPRAGKLAAETVATGIPIYSSRRAIEQVYDRIEAGEDIMAEPVESAYGFGFTTSDLDGYAERLREIARLPRPFGQDELNEAGSILGSAEICSHLLTQMVAGQYANALHEHFEVDVDDADYLGAEPGDLDVLMEISRRGSDRARGGALLLNGTSHYLRGSGIHAVVCFEAALRTGFMPYFNRLILSLLQRGTSPEKVCAILAELMDVDDQVPA
- the galE gene encoding UDP-glucose 4-epimerase GalE, translated to MRVLVTGGAGYVGSCCAAELISRGHEVVVLDDLSTGNRDGVPPEATFIEGDLISDSARALEGVDAVIHCAARSLVGESVEQPAEYWHGNVVSTLALLDAMREADVKNIVFSSTAATYGEPEQVPITEDMPTRPTNTYGATKLAIDMAITSYCVAYGFAATSLRYFNVAGAHLGFGENRVVETHLIPLVLQVAAGHREKIFVFGDDWPTTDGTCARDYIHVGDLADAHVLALESNAAGEHRIFNLGSGEGFSVQQVIDVCRTVTGHEIPAQVSPRRAGDPATLVASSEQAKSVLGWQPSRTDLTTVVEDAWEFLRALGDRAHSAHR
- a CDS encoding metal-dependent transcriptional regulator — protein: MKDLVDTTEMYLRTIFELEEEGIVPLRARIAERLEQSGPTVSQTIARMERDGLVFVASDRHLELTAKGRETAVNVMRKHRLAERLLVDVIGLELEKVHDEACRWEHVISEDVERRLVNVLNKPTISPYGNPIPGLDGLGIDVEAEKNTFPRLAEIPMGQEMDVRIHALGEQVQSDSDFFHTICELDVSPGFPAKVKRIGHTVTLTTDKGTIEIDQDKAHAIRIEVTE
- a CDS encoding acetoin utilization protein AcuC, whose amino-acid sequence is MSPHRLALTMSLATSLGVLDGVEILAPGEATEQDLLRIHAIRYVDAVKSASTMEPGEHSGLPHGLGTADNPTFPHMHEASAAIAGSTLTAAREVASGRMKRAISVAGGMHHAMRNAAAGFCVYNDCAIAIHWLLEQGLKKIAYVDVDVHHGDGVQAAFYDDPRVMTVSLHQHPATLWPMTGWSSEIGDGASEGTVVNLPLLPGTTDSQWMRGFHAIVPGALRAFEPEIIVLQGGCDSHREDMIADLSLTVDGHRASYREVRALADELCDGKIIAVGGGGYELTRVVPRSWTHLIATMLDRDVPTDTEIPTQWRDLAAEVAPPSKVPTTMGDGGDTSFSRWELGPGAAVAMADDRSMARLDQAILDTRRAAFPPLGLDPDDPRD